A genomic segment from Ciconia boyciana chromosome 5, ASM3463844v1, whole genome shotgun sequence encodes:
- the CCNA2 gene encoding cyclin-A2 isoform X1, whose product MLAGQENQENVPPSGKAPPPAAAAGTRVALGLLRGAQQRPGLPPQAARSGGEGHGAAAGRPVGGQQAFTIHVDEPDGEQRRRGGSATQKEEATLGLRAAVCALGERRPLAPLGNAMELSFDSPSIMDISITSEAEEKKPNVNNVPDYISDIHTYLREMEVKCKPKMGYMKKQPDITNNMRAILVDWLVEVGEEYKLQNETLHLAVNYIDRFLSSMSVLRGKLQLVGTAAMLLASKFEEIYPPEVAEFVYITDDTYTKKQVLRMEHLILKVLSFDLAAPTINQFLTQYFLHQQTNAKVESLSMYLGELSLIDADPYLKYLPSVIAAAAFHLAGYTITGQTWPESLGKITGYTLEDIKPCLMDLHKTYLKAAQHTQQSIREKYKSTKYHGVSLIDPPETLNLL is encoded by the exons ATGTTGGCGGGACAGGAGAACCAGGAGAACGTCCCCCCCAGCGGCAaagcgccgccgcccgccgctgccgccggcacCCGCGTGGcgctggggctgctgcggggcgCCCAGCAGCGGCCCGGGCTCCCGCCGCAG gcggcgcggagcggcggtGAGGGCCatggcgcggcggcggggcggccggtCGGCGGGCAGCAGGCCTTCACCATCCATGTGGACGAGCCGGACGGggagcagcggcggcggggcggctcGGCGACCCAGAAGGAGGAGGCGACGCTGGGGCTGCGTGCGGCCGTCTGCGCCTTGGGGGAGCGGCGGCCCCTGGCGCCCCTGGGCAACGCCATGGAGCTGAGCTTCG ATTCTCCAAGTATTATGGATATTTCAATAACctcagaagcagaagagaaaaaaccaaACGTTAATAACGTGCCAGACTATATCAGCGATATCCATACGTACCTTAGGGAAATGGAG GTGAAATGCAAGCCTAAAATGGGTTACATGAAGAAGCAACCTGATATCACAAACAACATGCGGGCTATTCTTGTGGACTGGCTGGTGGAAGTTGGAGAAGAATACAAATTACAGAATGAAACCCTGCACTTAGCTGTAAATTACATTGATAGGTTTCTTTCTTCAATGTCTGTTTTGAGAGGAAAACTTCAGCTTGTGGGTACTGCAGCTATGCTGCTTGCATC AAAGTTTGAAGAAATCTACCCTCCTGAAGTAGCAGAATTTGTCTACATCACAGACGACACCTATACCAAGAAGCAGGTTCTAAGGATGGAGCACTTAATTTTGAAGGTTTTGTCGTTTGACTTGGCAGCTCCAACAATCAACCAGTTCCTCACTCAGTATTTCCTACATCAGCAGACAAATGCTAAAGTGGAGAGCCTATCGATG TACCTTGGAGAGCTGAGTCTAATTGATGCTGATCCTTACCTGAAATACTTGCCATCAGTTattgctgctgcagcatttcATCTAGCAGGCTATACGATCACTGGACAAACTTGG CCCGAATCCCTGGGCAAAATAACAGGCTACACCCTCGAAGACATCAAGCCTTGCCTCATGGACCTACACAAGACCTACctcaaagcagcacagcacacacAACAGTCCATAAGGGAAAAGTACAAGAGTACAAA GTACCACGGAGTATCGCTTATTGACCCACCAGAGACACTAAACTTATTGTAA
- the CCNA2 gene encoding cyclin-A2 isoform X2 has translation MLAGQENQENVPPSGKAPPPAAAAGTRVALGLLRGAQQRPGLPPQVRGGAAGPGRRGRSWGVGGAPSWGGGSCQRRLSAAGPGRALGGADGPLSPQAARSGGEGHGAAAGRPVGGQQAFTIHVDEPDGEQRRRGGSATQKEEATLGLRAAVCALGERRPLAPLGNAMELSFDSPSIMDISITSEAEEKKPNVNNVPDYISDIHTYLREMEVKCKPKMGYMKKQPDITNNMRAILVDWLVEVGEEYKLQNETLHLAVNYIDRFLSSMSVLRGKLQLVGTAAMLLASKFEEIYPPEVAEFVYITDDTYTKKQVLRMEHLILKVLSFDLAAPTINQFLTQYFLHQQTNAKVESLSMYLGELSLIDADPYLKYLPSVIAAAAFHLAGYTITGQTWPESLGKITGYTLEDIKPCLMDLHKTYLKAAQHTQQSIREKYKSTKYHGVSLIDPPETLNLL, from the exons ATGTTGGCGGGACAGGAGAACCAGGAGAACGTCCCCCCCAGCGGCAaagcgccgccgcccgccgctgccgccggcacCCGCGTGGcgctggggctgctgcggggcgCCCAGCAGCGGCCCGGGCTCCCGCCGCAGGTgagggggggggcggcgggcccggggcggcgcgggaggagctggggggtggggggggcgcCATCTTGGGGCGGTGGGAGCTGTCAGCGGCGGCTGtcagcggcggggccgggccgggctctcGGCGGCGCTGACGGGCCGCTCTCCCCACaggcggcgcggagcggcggtGAGGGCCatggcgcggcggcggggcggccggtCGGCGGGCAGCAGGCCTTCACCATCCATGTGGACGAGCCGGACGGggagcagcggcggcggggcggctcGGCGACCCAGAAGGAGGAGGCGACGCTGGGGCTGCGTGCGGCCGTCTGCGCCTTGGGGGAGCGGCGGCCCCTGGCGCCCCTGGGCAACGCCATGGAGCTGAGCTTCG ATTCTCCAAGTATTATGGATATTTCAATAACctcagaagcagaagagaaaaaaccaaACGTTAATAACGTGCCAGACTATATCAGCGATATCCATACGTACCTTAGGGAAATGGAG GTGAAATGCAAGCCTAAAATGGGTTACATGAAGAAGCAACCTGATATCACAAACAACATGCGGGCTATTCTTGTGGACTGGCTGGTGGAAGTTGGAGAAGAATACAAATTACAGAATGAAACCCTGCACTTAGCTGTAAATTACATTGATAGGTTTCTTTCTTCAATGTCTGTTTTGAGAGGAAAACTTCAGCTTGTGGGTACTGCAGCTATGCTGCTTGCATC AAAGTTTGAAGAAATCTACCCTCCTGAAGTAGCAGAATTTGTCTACATCACAGACGACACCTATACCAAGAAGCAGGTTCTAAGGATGGAGCACTTAATTTTGAAGGTTTTGTCGTTTGACTTGGCAGCTCCAACAATCAACCAGTTCCTCACTCAGTATTTCCTACATCAGCAGACAAATGCTAAAGTGGAGAGCCTATCGATG TACCTTGGAGAGCTGAGTCTAATTGATGCTGATCCTTACCTGAAATACTTGCCATCAGTTattgctgctgcagcatttcATCTAGCAGGCTATACGATCACTGGACAAACTTGG CCCGAATCCCTGGGCAAAATAACAGGCTACACCCTCGAAGACATCAAGCCTTGCCTCATGGACCTACACAAGACCTACctcaaagcagcacagcacacacAACAGTCCATAAGGGAAAAGTACAAGAGTACAAA GTACCACGGAGTATCGCTTATTGACCCACCAGAGACACTAAACTTATTGTAA